In a genomic window of Taeniopygia guttata chromosome 11, bTaeGut7.mat, whole genome shotgun sequence:
- the SETD6 gene encoding N-lysine methyltransferase SETD6 isoform X1, which produces MASAPKRFKAAVGSGAQGKSSADPLSGFLAWCGRAGVELNPKVRLSREGAVAGYGMLAAEELEAGEVLFTIPRTALLSQHTTSIHALLQEAQESLQSQSGWVPLLLALLHEYTASNSHWQPYFSLWQDFRSLDHPMFWPQEERTRLLQGTGIPEAVDKDLANIQLEYNSIILPFMETHPDIFDPKRHTLELYKELVAFVMAYSFQEPLEEEEEDEKGPNPPMMVPVADILNHVANHNANLEYSPQCLRMVTTQPVRKGQEIFNTYGQMANWQLLHMYGFAEPYPGNSHDTADIQMVTLRRAALQRAKSEAQQQLVSEQWDFLCQLEMVGEEGAFVLGWDEVLTEEELSMTLKVLCMSEEEFKEYKEQDGWEDDSEEEENSTLSNEALCRLKNPCKKLLYDSVLLTLESYGADLKAEQDLLNNKEAYEKLSQREQQALHVRYGQKRILHQLLELVQ; this is translated from the exons ATGGCGTCGGCGCCCAAGCGGTTCAAG GCGGCGGTCGGGAGCGGCGCCCAGGGGAAGAGTAGTGCCGACCCCCTCTCCGGGTTCCTGGCATGGTGCGGGCGGGCCGGGGTGGAGCTGAACCCCAAG GTCCGCCTGAGCAGGGAGGGCGCGGTGGCGGGGTACGGGATGTTGGCCGCCGAGGAGCTGGAGGCGGGAGAGGTGCTGTTCACCATCCCTCGCACGGCGCTGCTGTCCCAGCACACCACGTCCATCCACGCACTCTTGCAGGAAG CCCAGGAGTCCCTACAGAGCCAGTCCGGTTgggtccctctcctgctggCCTTGCTCCACGAGTACACAGCCAGCAACTCCCACTGGCAGCCGTATTTCTCCCTCTGGCAGGACTTCCGGAGCCTGGACCACCCCATGTTCTG GCCCCAAGAAGAGCGAACAAGACtcctgcagggcacaggcatCCCAGAAGCTGTGGACAAGGATCTAGCTAACATCCAGCTGGAGTACAATTCCATCATCTTGCCTTTCATGGAGACCCACCCCGACATCTTTGATCCCAAACGGCACACTCTGGAGTTGTATAAGGAATTGGTGGCTTTTGTCATGGCTTACAG CTTTCAGGAACCtttggaggaggaagaagaagatgagAAGGGGCCCAATCCTCCCATGATGGTTCCTGTAGCAGACATTTTGAATCATGTGGCCAACCACAATGCCAACCTGGAATACTCTCCT CAATGTTTGAGGATGGTTACAACGCAGCCCGTGAGGAAAGGACAGGAGATCTTCAACACGTATGGGCAGATGGCCaactggcagctgctgcacatgTACGGCTTCGCAGAGCCCTACCCCGGCAACAGCCACGACACAGCCGACATCCAGATGGTGACGCTGCGCAGGGCGGCTCTGCAGC GTGCCAAAAGtgaagcacagcagcagctggtctCAGAGCAGTGGGACTTCTTGTGCCAGCTGGAGATGGTGGGCGAGGAAGGTGCTTTTGTGCTTGGCTGGGATGAGGTGTTGACAGAGGAAGAGCTGTCCATGACCCTTAAG GTGCTCTGCATGTCAGAAGAAGAATTCAAGGAGTATAAGGAGCAAGATGGCTGGGAAGATGAcagtgaggaagaagaaaactctACCCTTTCAAATGAGGCCCTCTGCAGACTTAAAAACCCTTGCAAGAAGCTCCTTTATGACAGTGTGCTGCTGACCCTGGAGTCCTATGGGGCAGAcctgaaagcagagcaggactTGCTAAACAACAAGGAGGCTTATGAGAAACTGAGTCAAAGGGAGCAGCAAGCGCTGCACGTGCGCTACGGACAGAAGAGGATCTTGCATCAGCTGCTAGAGCTGGTACAATAG
- the SETD6 gene encoding N-lysine methyltransferase SETD6 isoform X2, protein MASAPKRFKAAVGSGAQGKSSADPLSGFLAWCGRAGVELNPKVRLSREGAVAGYGMLAAEELEAGEVLFTIPRTALLSQHTTSIHALLQEAQESLQSQSGWVPLLLALLHEYTASNSHWQPYFSLWQDFRSLDHPMFCFQEPLEEEEEDEKGPNPPMMVPVADILNHVANHNANLEYSPQCLRMVTTQPVRKGQEIFNTYGQMANWQLLHMYGFAEPYPGNSHDTADIQMVTLRRAALQRAKSEAQQQLVSEQWDFLCQLEMVGEEGAFVLGWDEVLTEEELSMTLKVLCMSEEEFKEYKEQDGWEDDSEEEENSTLSNEALCRLKNPCKKLLYDSVLLTLESYGADLKAEQDLLNNKEAYEKLSQREQQALHVRYGQKRILHQLLELVQ, encoded by the exons ATGGCGTCGGCGCCCAAGCGGTTCAAG GCGGCGGTCGGGAGCGGCGCCCAGGGGAAGAGTAGTGCCGACCCCCTCTCCGGGTTCCTGGCATGGTGCGGGCGGGCCGGGGTGGAGCTGAACCCCAAG GTCCGCCTGAGCAGGGAGGGCGCGGTGGCGGGGTACGGGATGTTGGCCGCCGAGGAGCTGGAGGCGGGAGAGGTGCTGTTCACCATCCCTCGCACGGCGCTGCTGTCCCAGCACACCACGTCCATCCACGCACTCTTGCAGGAAG CCCAGGAGTCCCTACAGAGCCAGTCCGGTTgggtccctctcctgctggCCTTGCTCCACGAGTACACAGCCAGCAACTCCCACTGGCAGCCGTATTTCTCCCTCTGGCAGGACTTCCGGAGCCTGGACCACCCCATGTTCTG CTTTCAGGAACCtttggaggaggaagaagaagatgagAAGGGGCCCAATCCTCCCATGATGGTTCCTGTAGCAGACATTTTGAATCATGTGGCCAACCACAATGCCAACCTGGAATACTCTCCT CAATGTTTGAGGATGGTTACAACGCAGCCCGTGAGGAAAGGACAGGAGATCTTCAACACGTATGGGCAGATGGCCaactggcagctgctgcacatgTACGGCTTCGCAGAGCCCTACCCCGGCAACAGCCACGACACAGCCGACATCCAGATGGTGACGCTGCGCAGGGCGGCTCTGCAGC GTGCCAAAAGtgaagcacagcagcagctggtctCAGAGCAGTGGGACTTCTTGTGCCAGCTGGAGATGGTGGGCGAGGAAGGTGCTTTTGTGCTTGGCTGGGATGAGGTGTTGACAGAGGAAGAGCTGTCCATGACCCTTAAG GTGCTCTGCATGTCAGAAGAAGAATTCAAGGAGTATAAGGAGCAAGATGGCTGGGAAGATGAcagtgaggaagaagaaaactctACCCTTTCAAATGAGGCCCTCTGCAGACTTAAAAACCCTTGCAAGAAGCTCCTTTATGACAGTGTGCTGCTGACCCTGGAGTCCTATGGGGCAGAcctgaaagcagagcaggactTGCTAAACAACAAGGAGGCTTATGAGAAACTGAGTCAAAGGGAGCAGCAAGCGCTGCACGTGCGCTACGGACAGAAGAGGATCTTGCATCAGCTGCTAGAGCTGGTACAATAG
- the LOC100232364 gene encoding SNF-related serine/threonine-protein kinase, whose product MAGAQGCGEGKIAGLYDLERTLGKGHFAVVKLARHVFTGQRVAVKVIDKSKLAGEAAGQLLQEVRCMKLVQHPNVVRLYEVIDTHAKLYLILELGDGGDMFDHIMRHEGGLAEPRAKHYFAQIVHAISYCHKLHVVHRDLKPENVVFFQEQGVVKLTDFGFSNRFQPGKMLTTSCGSLAYSAPEILLGDEYDAPAVDIWSLGVILYMLVCGHPPFQEANDSETLTMIMDCRYTVPPHVSAQCADLISRMLQRDPKQRASLEQIEGHPWLQGVDPSPASRSLLPLTSHKRVSEEEHEIILQAMMCGNIADRDTIQEALEADRYNHITATYFLLAERMLREKQEKQGHRLSLVYNLAKEVQSRPNLADTFGSAGSAGSLLPFTERGGLAGGPRLPAGGDTAGTLLKVPAVDTTITKSTPALQQICEEEEEDEEEEERPSAMERKSSSLNQEQMRAFLRAHRPPGRGEVWGPGVELGGRGGRSGVPWAGKGVSGGRGPPVLRGNGGEPPRREEDTEPGGSSAEFPKEKGAVLSPQSSSAEVPQVLGAETAPATLPSPADTSPGQGEQISPAQQSVESSGPEGGAESVIKLDPGKSKGGSLRDRLLQFPLCEKALAFKLRPGSKESLLSLGQFNCCHVI is encoded by the exons ATGGCCGGGGCACAGGGCTGCGGCGAGGGCAAGATCGCGGGGCTGTATGACCTGGAGCGCACGCTGGGCAAGGGCCACTTCGCCGTGGTGAAGCTGGCCCGGCACGTCTTCACCGGGCAGCGCGTGGCCGTCAAGGTGATCGACAAGAGCAAGCTggcgggggaggcggcggggcagctcctgcaggaggtGCGCTGCATGAAGCTGGTGCAGCACCCCAACGTGGTGCGCCTCTACGAGGTCATCGACACCCACGCCAAGCTCTACCTCATCCTGGAGCTGGGCGACGGTGGGGACATGTTTGACCACATCATGCGGCACGAGGGCGGCCTGGCCGAGCCACGGGCCAAGCACTACTTTGCCCAGATCGTCCATGCCATTTCCTATTGCCACAAGCTCCACGTGGTGCACCGCGACCTCAAGCCCGAGAACGTGGTCTTCTTCCAGGAGCAAGGGGTGGTCAAACTCACCGACTTTGGCTTCAGCAACCGCTTCCAGCCCGGCAAGATGCTCACCACCAGCTGCGGCTCCCTGGCCTACTCGGCACCAGAGATCCTGCTTGGGGATGAGTATGATGCCCCGGCTGTTG ACATCTGGAGCCTGGGAGTCATCCTCTACATGCTGGTGTGTGGCCACCCCCCCTTCCAGGAGGCCAACGACAGCGAGACCCTCACCATGATCATGGACTGCCGCTACACCGTCCCCCCGCACGTCTCGGCACAGTGCGCTGA TCTCATCTCCAGGATGCTGCAGCGGGACCCGAAGCAGCGAGCGTCCCTGGAGCAGATCGAGGGCCACCCGTGGCTGCAGGGGGTGGACCCGTCCCCTGCCAGCCgctccctgctgcccctcaCCTCCCACAAGCGCGTGTCTGAGGAGGAGCACGAGATCATCCTCCAGGCCATGATGTGTGGGAACATCGCGGATCGGGACACCATCCAGGA GGCGCTGGAAGCCGACCGCTACAACCACATCACGGCCACATACTTCCTGCTGGCGGAGAGGATGCTGAGGgagaagcaggagaagcagggCCACCGCCTCAGTCTCGTTTACAACCTGGCCAAGGAGGTACAGAGCAG GCCCAACCTGGCAGACACGTTTGGCTCTGCGGGCAGCGCCGGCAGCCTCCTGCCCTTCACGGAGAGGGGCGGCCTCGCCGGGGGGCCGCGGCTGCCCGCTGGAGGGGACACCGCCGGGACCCTGCTGAAGGTTCCTGCCGTGGACACCACCATCACCAAGAGCACCCCGGCCCTGCAGCAGATctgtgaggaggaagaggaggacgaggaggaggaggagagaccCAGCGCAATGGAGAGGAAGAGCAGCTCTCTGAACCAGGAGCAGATGCGAGCCTTCCTGCGCGCCcaccgcccgcccggccgcggGGAGGTCTGGGGGCCGGGGGTGGAGTTggggggccggggcgggcgctcgggggtgccctgggctgggaagggagtGAGTGGGGGCCGCGGTCCCCCCGTGCTGCGGGGAAATGGAGGTGAGCCCCCGAGGAGGGAGGAGGACACAGAGCCTGGGGGCTCCTCAGCAGAGTTCCCCAAGGAAAAGGGAGCTGTCCTGTcaccccagagcagctcagctgaagTGCCCCAGGTATTGGGGGCAGAAacagctcctgccacccttccaAGTCCTGCAGACAcgtccccagggcagggggaacaGATCAGCCCGGCCCAGCAGTCGGTGGAGAGCTCAGGCCCTGAAGGGGGAGCAGAGAGTGTGATCAAGCTGGACCCGGGCAAGAGCAAGGGGGGCAGCCTGCGGGACAGGCTCCTGCAGTTCCCGCTCTGCGAGAAAGCCCTGGCCTTCAAACTCCGGCCGGGCTCCAAGGAGAGCCTCTTATCCCTGGGGCAGTTCAACTGCTGCCATGTCATTTAA
- the AGRP gene encoding agouti-related protein isoform X1: MQNRSNLSPFSAGHPFLWGDHECAHMCSAPQHMTALGAPAPRCLWAQKKSLKSKGRNRWEWWLCWQRLPLADTAGEDGSGWDRPGASRWADAGQVPLQSSPRTMLNVLLLCCGLLQGIQAALDLRTADLSCGQLQKASGGLERVDRARQGSLQRKGKEVAAEPAGALPRLGFEQMALGVHEADGDLVQRGSLLEPQASSTELQAEGREERSPRRCVRLLESCLGHQIPCCDPCATCYCRFFNAFCYCRKISTTFPCGKN, encoded by the exons ATGCAAAACAGATCAAATCTCAGTCCATTCTCTGCTGGACACCCCTTTCTGTGGGGAGATCATGAATGTGCTCACATGTGCAGTGCCCCACAGCACATGACAGCTTTGGGGGCTCCTGCTCCCAGGTGTCTGTGGGCCCAAAAAAAGTCTCTCAAATCCAAGGGAAGAAACAGGTGGGAgtggtggctgtgctggcagaggctgcccctCGCTGACACGGCGGGGGAGGATGGCAGTGGATGGGACAGGCCAGGTGCCAGCAGGTGGGCTGATGCCGGccaggtccctctgcagagTTCCCCCAGGACCATGCTGAacgtgctgctgctgtgctgtgggctgctgcagggcatcCAGGCTGCCCTGGACCTCAGGACTGCTGACCTGAGCTGTGGCCAGCTGCAGAAGGCGAGCGGCGGGCTGGAGCGGGTGGACAGAGCCCGGCAGGGCAGCCTGCAGCGGAAAGGCAAGGAGGTGGCTGCGGAGCCGGCAG GAGCTCTCCCAAGGCTGGGCTTTGAGCAGATGGCCCTGGGGGTCCACGAAGCTGATGGTGACCTCGTGCAGAGAGGCAGCCTGCTGGAACCACAG GCATCATCCACAGAACTGCAAGCCGAGGGCCGTGAGGAGCGCTCCCCCCGCCGCTGCGTGCGTCTCCTGGAGTCCTGCCTCGGCCACCAGATCCCCTGCTGCGACCCCTGTGCCACCTGCTACTGCCGCTTCTTCAACGCCTTTTGCTACTGCAGGAAAATCAGCACCACCTTCCCCTGCGGCAAGAACTAG
- the AGRP gene encoding agouti-related protein isoform X2 codes for MLNVLLLCCGLLQGIQAALDLRTADLSCGQLQKASGGLERVDRARQGSLQRKGKEVAAEPAGALPRLGFEQMALGVHEADGDLVQRGSLLEPQASSTELQAEGREERSPRRCVRLLESCLGHQIPCCDPCATCYCRFFNAFCYCRKISTTFPCGKN; via the exons ATGCTGAacgtgctgctgctgtgctgtgggctgctgcagggcatcCAGGCTGCCCTGGACCTCAGGACTGCTGACCTGAGCTGTGGCCAGCTGCAGAAGGCGAGCGGCGGGCTGGAGCGGGTGGACAGAGCCCGGCAGGGCAGCCTGCAGCGGAAAGGCAAGGAGGTGGCTGCGGAGCCGGCAG GAGCTCTCCCAAGGCTGGGCTTTGAGCAGATGGCCCTGGGGGTCCACGAAGCTGATGGTGACCTCGTGCAGAGAGGCAGCCTGCTGGAACCACAG GCATCATCCACAGAACTGCAAGCCGAGGGCCGTGAGGAGCGCTCCCCCCGCCGCTGCGTGCGTCTCCTGGAGTCCTGCCTCGGCCACCAGATCCCCTGCTGCGACCCCTGTGCCACCTGCTACTGCCGCTTCTTCAACGCCTTTTGCTACTGCAGGAAAATCAGCACCACCTTCCCCTGCGGCAAGAACTAG